The DNA sequence gtgtactctttTATGATCCTTCAGGTTCTCTAACAGTGTAAAACCcttcccacactgggagcattggaaaggtttcGCTCCGGTGTGTAATTGTTTATGTTTgtttaggttccctaacttggtaaaatCCTTTCCACACAGAGAGCAATGGTAAGatgtctcccctgtgtgtatcctTTCATGCACCTTCAAGCTCTTTAACTGTGTAAAaatctttccacagtgggagcattggaacggcttttctcctgtgtgtgttctctcatgctttttcaggctccctaacagggtaaaaccctttccacactgggaacattggaaacgtttctctcctgtgtgtactaaTTTATGTTCGTTCAGGCTCCGTAACCGTGTAAAAttatttccacactgggagcattggaaaggtttctctcctgtgtgtactctttCATGGTCCTTCAGGTTCCCTAACCGTGTAAAACCcttcccacactgggagcattggaacggcttttctcctgtgtgtgttctctcatgttttttcaggctccctaacagggcaaaactctttccacactgggaacattggaaaggcttctcccctgtgtgtaacCTTTCATGCTCCTTCAAGCTCCCTAACTGTGTAAAACCAttcccacactgggagcattggaacggtttctctgctgtgtgtgttctctcatgctttttcaggttccctaaccaCCTAAAGCCCTtttcacactgggagcattggaaaggtttcTCTACTGTGTGTATTATTTTATGTTCTTTCAAGTTCCCTAACCGtgtgaaactctttccacattgggagcattggaaaggtttctctcctgtgtgtattctctcatgacttttcaggttccctaaccgtgtaaaactcttcccacattgggaACATTGTGAAgtcttctctcctgtcttctGTCCTTCCTCTGAAGGACTCTTCCTGCcgtcagagtgagagtctggtctctctcctgccaaagacaaacagtATCTAGttaaacagagacctgaatgaaatcTCCATTAAATAAAACTGTCTTCTTATGAGGTTTAATCTAGACTAGATCCCTCATTATAAAACAGTACATTTGGATCGTAGATACTGATTGGTTAATAGCCGTTAGATATTCATGATGATCCCTGGGTAATGCCTGTTAaactctctgggacatgtgggacgctagcgaaaTAGCAGGgctgcaaattcaaaacaacaaaaatctcataatttcaaatttctcaaacatacaactattatatcccattttaaagatacacttctcattaatccaaacacattgtccgatttcaaaaaggctttatggcgaaagcataacattagattatgttaggacaacgctgagacaagaaaaaccacacagtcattttccaagcaaggagaggcgtcacaataaccagaaatacagctaaaattaatcactaacctttgacgatcttcatcagatgacactcccaggactcaatgttacacaatacatgtatgttttgttcgataaagttcatatttatatccaaaaaccccattttacattggcgcgtgatgttcagtaTTGcctccaaaaacttccggtgaatgagcacatcaatttacaaaaatactcatcataaacgttgataacatttacaacagttattgaaagaattatagatacacttctccttaatgcaaccgctgtgtcagatttcaaaatcgctttacggcgaaagcacatttttcaatattctgagtacagagctcagccatcaaagcaagctatacagttacccgccaagttctggagtcaacaaaactcagaaatagtataaatcttcacttacctttgctgatcttcgtcggaatgcactcccaggactcccacaaaaaatgttagttttgttcgataaactccatatttatgtccaaatacctccttttgtttgcgcgttcagatcactatccaaaggcaaaatgaGCGAGCACAAAAccctagacgaaaagtcaaaattttccattaccgttcatagaaacatgtcaaacgatgtttacaatcaatccttagggtctttttaacataaatatttgataatattccaaccggacaatagcgtattcattacagaggaaaaagaaggaacggcgtgcctgcgtgcccgcgcagtaaacaactcataggcctcaggcagtccacttgttgagtcagctcttattctctccccagtaacagtaaaagcatgaaacaaggttctaaagactgttgacatctagtggaagccttaggaagtgcaaaatgaaccctaagtcactgtatactggatagggaatcacttgaaaaactacaatcctcagatttccacacttcctggttggattttcctcaggtttttgccttccatatgagttctgttatactcacagacatccttcaaactgttttagaaactatccaaatctactaataatatgcatatcctaccttctgggcccgagaaagcaggcagtttaattttgGCATGTCATTCacctgaatttctgaatactgccccttgtcactaaaaagttaacagTTGTATTTGAATTATCCTTATACATCCACTGTCCCAaggcccagccaggcaatttataaacttctctccactgtcccacagccctgccaggcaattcataaactaatctccactgtcccacagcccagccaggcaatttataaactcatctccactgtcccatagccaagccaggcaatttataaactaatctccactgtcccacagccctgccaggcaatttataaactaatcTCCACTGGAAAAAATAATCTAGACATTATTACATCTAGTCCTGCATTTGGTTTGCAACAGAAGGGatttgtatatattattatatattatatatatatatatatatatatatatatatatattattatatatatgtataaataaaCCTCTGCAACAGTTAGAACCATCAAtatcaattacaacctgttttaccatcaatatcaattacaacctgttttaccatcaatatcaattacaacctgttttaccatcaatTATAACCTGTTTTACTATCAAtatcaattacaac is a window from the Salmo trutta chromosome 38, fSalTru1.1, whole genome shotgun sequence genome containing:
- the LOC115178091 gene encoding gastrula zinc finger protein XlCGF26.1-like, translated to KTGDLINTSKYRERPDSHSDGRKSPSEEGQKTGEKTSQCSQCGKSFTRLGNLKSHERIHTGEKPFQCSQCGKSFTRLGNLKEHKIIHTVEKPFQCSQCEKGFRWLGNLKKHERTHTAEKPFQCSQCGNGFTQLGSLKEHERLHTGEKPFQCSQCGKSFALLGSLKKHERTHTGEKPFQCSQCGKGFTRLGNLKDHERVHTGEKPFQCSQCGNNFTRLRSLNEHKLVHTGEKRFQCSQCGKGFTLLGSLKKHERTHTGEKPFQCSHCGKIFTQLKSLKVHERIHTGETSYHCSLCGKDFTKLGNLNKHKQLHTGAKPFQCSQCGKGFTLLENLKDHKRVHTGEKRFQCSQCGIGFTLLGNLKKHEKIHTGEKSFQCSQCGNSFKSLGSLKDHERIHTWETAYHCSLCGKNFTKLGNLTKHAEFHTGKKPFQCSQCGKGFTRLGNLKDHKRTHTREKPFQCSQCGKGFTLSQNLKRHERTHTVLTMTPGVGTSSENRTENRVRTKKMKKQKPNRERK